In a genomic window of Callithrix jacchus isolate 240 chromosome 22, calJac240_pri, whole genome shotgun sequence:
- the ZNF101 gene encoding zinc finger protein 101 isoform X3 — protein sequence MENLYQNLGIEPRSLVERLCGRKEGSDHRETFGQFPDCHLNKESHTGVKPCKCSMCEKVFLRHSFPDRHMRAHAGQKRHECGAAWGEKPGTQKQRGKASVSPRSGPQHAVTPTPQRPYECRVCGKAFHSPNLFQIHQQTHTGKRRYKCREIVRAFTVSSFFQKHGKMHTGEKRYECKYCGKPFDYPSLFQIHVRTHTGEKPYKCKQCGKGFISATYVHTHEIRTHMLEKSHQCQECGKKLSCSNSLRRHEQTHRGGKLYCCQKCDKVFRCPSSLRAHERAHTGERPYGCNKCGKTFNYASCFRRHEKTHSGEKPYECKRCGKAFGWRSSLRIHEMTHTGEKPFDCKQCGKGFTCSKYLRVHERTHLAGHRQPLSRLGRGNHLSPGVSDQSGQHEKEPYLKKKKKF from the exons ATGGAGAATCTGTACCAAAATCTGGGGATTGAGCCAAG AAGCCTGGTGGAGAGACTCTGTGGACGTAAAGAAGGGAGTGACCACAGAGAAACCTTCGGCCAGTTTCCAGATTGTCACCTGAACAAGGAAAGTCACACTGGAGTGAAACCATGCAAATGCAGCATGTGTGAGAAAGTCTTCCTCCGGCATTCATTCCCTGACAGGCACATGAGAGCTCACGCCGGACAGAAGCGACATGAGTGTGGTGCGGCATGGGGAGAGAAGCCCGGTACACAGAAGCAACGTGggaaagcctcagtttctcctagGAGTGGTCCACAGCACGCAGTAACACCAACTCCACAGAGACCTTATGAATGCAGGGTGTGCGGGAAAGCCTTTCATTCTCCCAATTTATTTCAAATCCATCAACAAACTCACACTGGAAAGAGGCGCTATAAATGTAGGGAAATTGTGAGAGCCTTCACTGTTTCCAGTTTCTttcaaaaacatggaaaaatgcacACTGGAGAAAAACGCTATGAATGTAAATACTGTGGAAAACCTTTTGATTATCCCAGTTTATTTCAAATTCATGTTAGAACTCACACGGGAgaaaaaccttacaaatgtaaACAGTGTGGTAAGGGCTTCATTTCTGCCACTTACGTTCATACACATGAAATCAGAACCCACATGCTGGAGAAATCGCACCAGTGTCAGGAGTGCGGGAAGAAACTCAGCTGTTCCAATTCCCTTCGCAGACACGAACAAACGCATCGTGGAGGGAAACTCTACTGTTGTCAAAAATGTGACAAAGTCTTCAGATGTCCCTCGTCCCTTCGAGCACATGAACGAGCTCACACTGGAGAGAGACCTTATGGATGTAATAAATGTGGTAAAACCTTCAATTATGCCAGTTGTTTTCGAAGACATGAGAAAACTCATAGTGGAGAAAAGCCGTATGAATGTAAGAGGTGTGGCAAAGCCTTCGGGTGGCGCAGCTCCCTACGGATACATGAAATGACCCACACTGGAGAAAAGCCCTTTGACTGTAAACAGTGTGGTAAAGGCTTCACTTGTTCAAAATACCTTAGAGTTCATGAAAGAACTCATTTGGCCGGGCATAGGCAGCCCTTAAGCAGGCTAGGCAGGggaaatcacctgagcccaggagtttcagaccagtctgggcaacatgagaaggaaccatatctcaaaaaaaaaaaaaaattttaa
- the ZNF101 gene encoding zinc finger protein 101 isoform X2: MDSVAFEDVAVNFTQEEWALLSPSRKQLYRDVMLETFKNLASVGIRWKDQDMENLYQNLGIEPRSLVERLCGRKEGSDHRETFGQFPDCHLNKESHTGVKPCKCSMCEKVFLRHSFPDRHMRAHAGQKRHECGAAWGEKPGTQKQRGKASVSPRSGPQHAVTPTPQRPYECRVCGKAFHSPNLFQIHQQTHTGKRRYKCREIVRAFTVSSFFQKHGKMHTGEKRYECKYCGKPFDYPSLFQIHVRTHTGEKPYKCKQCGKGFISATYVHTHEIRTHMLEKSHQCQECGKKLSCSNSLRRHEQTHRGGKLYCCQKCDKVFRCPSSLRAHERAHTGERPYGCNKCGKTFNYASCFRRHEKTHSGEKPYECKRCGKAFGWRSSLRIHEMTHTGEKPFDCKQCGKGFTCSKYLRVHERTHLAGHRQPLSRLGRGNHLSPGVSDQSGQHEKEPYLKKKKKF; this comes from the exons atg GACTCAGTGGCCTTTGAGGATGTGGCTGTGAACTTCACCCAGGAGGAGTGGGCTTTGCTGAGTCCTTCCCGGAAGCAGCTCTACAGAGATGTGATGCTGGAAACCTTCAAGAACCTGGCCTCTGTGG GAATCCGATGGAAGGACCAGGACATGGAGAATCTGTACCAAAATCTGGGGATTGAGCCAAG AAGCCTGGTGGAGAGACTCTGTGGACGTAAAGAAGGGAGTGACCACAGAGAAACCTTCGGCCAGTTTCCAGATTGTCACCTGAACAAGGAAAGTCACACTGGAGTGAAACCATGCAAATGCAGCATGTGTGAGAAAGTCTTCCTCCGGCATTCATTCCCTGACAGGCACATGAGAGCTCACGCCGGACAGAAGCGACATGAGTGTGGTGCGGCATGGGGAGAGAAGCCCGGTACACAGAAGCAACGTGggaaagcctcagtttctcctagGAGTGGTCCACAGCACGCAGTAACACCAACTCCACAGAGACCTTATGAATGCAGGGTGTGCGGGAAAGCCTTTCATTCTCCCAATTTATTTCAAATCCATCAACAAACTCACACTGGAAAGAGGCGCTATAAATGTAGGGAAATTGTGAGAGCCTTCACTGTTTCCAGTTTCTttcaaaaacatggaaaaatgcacACTGGAGAAAAACGCTATGAATGTAAATACTGTGGAAAACCTTTTGATTATCCCAGTTTATTTCAAATTCATGTTAGAACTCACACGGGAgaaaaaccttacaaatgtaaACAGTGTGGTAAGGGCTTCATTTCTGCCACTTACGTTCATACACATGAAATCAGAACCCACATGCTGGAGAAATCGCACCAGTGTCAGGAGTGCGGGAAGAAACTCAGCTGTTCCAATTCCCTTCGCAGACACGAACAAACGCATCGTGGAGGGAAACTCTACTGTTGTCAAAAATGTGACAAAGTCTTCAGATGTCCCTCGTCCCTTCGAGCACATGAACGAGCTCACACTGGAGAGAGACCTTATGGATGTAATAAATGTGGTAAAACCTTCAATTATGCCAGTTGTTTTCGAAGACATGAGAAAACTCATAGTGGAGAAAAGCCGTATGAATGTAAGAGGTGTGGCAAAGCCTTCGGGTGGCGCAGCTCCCTACGGATACATGAAATGACCCACACTGGAGAAAAGCCCTTTGACTGTAAACAGTGTGGTAAAGGCTTCACTTGTTCAAAATACCTTAGAGTTCATGAAAGAACTCATTTGGCCGGGCATAGGCAGCCCTTAAGCAGGCTAGGCAGGggaaatcacctgagcccaggagtttcagaccagtctgggcaacatgagaaggaaccatatctcaaaaaaaaaaaaaaattttaa
- the ZNF101 gene encoding zinc finger protein 101 isoform X1: MDSVAFEDVAVNFTQEEWALLSPSRKQLYRDVMLETFKNLASVGIRWKDQDMENLYQNLGIEPRSLVERLCGRKEGSDHRETFGQFPDCHLNKESHTGVKPCKCSMCEKVFLRHSFPDRHMRAHAGQKRHECGAAWGEKPGTQKQRGKASVSPRSGPQHAVTPTPQRPYECRVCGKAFHSPNLFQIHQQTHTGKRRYKCREIVRAFTVSSFFQKHGKMHTGEKRYECKYCGKPFDYPSLFQIHVRTHTGEKPYKCKQCGKGFISATYVHTHEIRTHMLEKSHQCQECGKKLSCSNSLRRHEQTHRGGKLYCCQKCDKVFRCPSSLRAHERAHTGERPYGCNKCGKTFNYASCFRRHEKTHSGEKPYECKRCGKAFGWRSSLRIHEMTHTGEKPFDCKQCGKGFTCSKYLRVHERTHLAGHRQPLSRLGRGNHLSPGVSDQSGQHEKEPYLKKKKKF, encoded by the exons ATG GACTCAGTGGCCTTTGAGGATGTGGCTGTGAACTTCACCCAGGAGGAGTGGGCTTTGCTGAGTCCTTCCCGGAAGCAGCTCTACAGAGATGTGATGCTGGAAACCTTCAAGAACCTGGCCTCTGTGG GAATCCGATGGAAGGACCAGGACATGGAGAATCTGTACCAAAATCTGGGGATTGAGCCAAG AAGCCTGGTGGAGAGACTCTGTGGACGTAAAGAAGGGAGTGACCACAGAGAAACCTTCGGCCAGTTTCCAGATTGTCACCTGAACAAGGAAAGTCACACTGGAGTGAAACCATGCAAATGCAGCATGTGTGAGAAAGTCTTCCTCCGGCATTCATTCCCTGACAGGCACATGAGAGCTCACGCCGGACAGAAGCGACATGAGTGTGGTGCGGCATGGGGAGAGAAGCCCGGTACACAGAAGCAACGTGggaaagcctcagtttctcctagGAGTGGTCCACAGCACGCAGTAACACCAACTCCACAGAGACCTTATGAATGCAGGGTGTGCGGGAAAGCCTTTCATTCTCCCAATTTATTTCAAATCCATCAACAAACTCACACTGGAAAGAGGCGCTATAAATGTAGGGAAATTGTGAGAGCCTTCACTGTTTCCAGTTTCTttcaaaaacatggaaaaatgcacACTGGAGAAAAACGCTATGAATGTAAATACTGTGGAAAACCTTTTGATTATCCCAGTTTATTTCAAATTCATGTTAGAACTCACACGGGAgaaaaaccttacaaatgtaaACAGTGTGGTAAGGGCTTCATTTCTGCCACTTACGTTCATACACATGAAATCAGAACCCACATGCTGGAGAAATCGCACCAGTGTCAGGAGTGCGGGAAGAAACTCAGCTGTTCCAATTCCCTTCGCAGACACGAACAAACGCATCGTGGAGGGAAACTCTACTGTTGTCAAAAATGTGACAAAGTCTTCAGATGTCCCTCGTCCCTTCGAGCACATGAACGAGCTCACACTGGAGAGAGACCTTATGGATGTAATAAATGTGGTAAAACCTTCAATTATGCCAGTTGTTTTCGAAGACATGAGAAAACTCATAGTGGAGAAAAGCCGTATGAATGTAAGAGGTGTGGCAAAGCCTTCGGGTGGCGCAGCTCCCTACGGATACATGAAATGACCCACACTGGAGAAAAGCCCTTTGACTGTAAACAGTGTGGTAAAGGCTTCACTTGTTCAAAATACCTTAGAGTTCATGAAAGAACTCATTTGGCCGGGCATAGGCAGCCCTTAAGCAGGCTAGGCAGGggaaatcacctgagcccaggagtttcagaccagtctgggcaacatgagaaggaaccatatctcaaaaaaaaaaaaaaattttaa